A single genomic interval of Prunus dulcis chromosome 5, ALMONDv2, whole genome shotgun sequence harbors:
- the LOC117627144 gene encoding tRNA-dihydrouridine(20) synthase [NAD(P)+]-like isoform X2: MEYENKLVLAPMVRIGTLPFRLLAAEYGADITYGEEIIDHKLVKCDRRLNEKIGSIDFVEKGTGSVVFRTCDEEKDRVVFQMGTSDAVRALMAAQMVCKDVAAVDINMGCPKSFSVSGGMGAALLTKPDLIHDILTTLRRNMSIPVTCKIRLLKSSQDTVELARRIEKTGVSALAVHGRKVPDRPRDPAKWSEIADVVASLSIPVIANGDVFEYDDFQRIKVATGTSSVMVARGALWNASIFCPKGKLPWEHVKREYVRKSILWDNDIKSTKHTLKEMIMHHSSLELPEGKAVTKSDSLVDLARLYGEEKSYDFFVKN, encoded by the exons ATGGAGTACGAGAACAAACTCGTCCTTGCTCCCATGGTTCGCATT GGGACGCTGCCATTTAGATTACTGGCTGCTGAATATGGTGCGGATATAACCTACGGTGAGGAAATTATCGATCACAAACTTGTCAAATGCGACCGCAGATTAAAtg AGAAAATAGGGTCCATTGATTTTGTGGAGAAGGGGACAGGAAGTGTCGTTTTCAGGACTTGTGATGAGGAAAAAGATCGAGTAGTGTTTCAAATGGGTACTTCTGATGCTGTAAGGGCTCTCATGGCTGCTCAGATGGT gtGTAAAGATGTTGCAGCAGTGGATATAAACATGGGTTGTCCAAAGTCATTTTCTGTGAGTGGAGGAATGGGTGCCGCATTATTGACTAAACCAGATCTTATTCATGAT ATTTTGACTACATTAAGGAGAAACATGAGTATACCAGTGACTTGTAAGATTCGACTACTAAAATCATCTCAGGATACTGTGGAATTGGCCAGGCGAATTGAAAAAACTGGAGTTTCTGCTCTCGCTGTCCATGGAAG AAAAGTTCCAGATAGGCCACGAGATCCGGCTAAGTGGAGTGAGATTGCTGATGTTGTAGCATCACTATCCATTCCAGTTATAGCAAATGGCGATGTTTTTGAGTATGACGATTTTCAGCGTATTAAAGTTGCTACAG GTACCTCATCTGTGATGGTTGCAAGAGGAGCACTTTGGAATGCTTCAATTTTCTGTCCGAAGGGAAAATTACCATGGGAACACGTGAAGAGAGAATATGTCAGGAAG AGTATCTTATGGGATAATGATATTAAAAGCACAAAGCACACACTGAAGGAAATGATAATGCATCATTCTTCCCTTGAACTCCCAGAAGGAAAGGCTGTGACAAAATCAGATTCCTTGGTAGATTTAGC GCGGCTCTATGGAGAGGAGAAGAgttatgatttttttgttaaaaactgA
- the LOC117627144 gene encoding tRNA-dihydrouridine(20) synthase [NAD(P)+]-like isoform X1, whose product MEQVKARSSKLTRPTKMEYENKLVLAPMVRIGTLPFRLLAAEYGADITYGEEIIDHKLVKCDRRLNEKIGSIDFVEKGTGSVVFRTCDEEKDRVVFQMGTSDAVRALMAAQMVCKDVAAVDINMGCPKSFSVSGGMGAALLTKPDLIHDILTTLRRNMSIPVTCKIRLLKSSQDTVELARRIEKTGVSALAVHGRKVPDRPRDPAKWSEIADVVASLSIPVIANGDVFEYDDFQRIKVATGTSSVMVARGALWNASIFCPKGKLPWEHVKREYVRKSILWDNDIKSTKHTLKEMIMHHSSLELPEGKAVTKSDSLVDLARLYGEEKSYDFFVKN is encoded by the exons ATG GAGCAGGTCAAGGCCAGATCATCCAAACTGACCAGGCCGACGAAGATGGAGTACGAGAACAAACTCGTCCTTGCTCCCATGGTTCGCATT GGGACGCTGCCATTTAGATTACTGGCTGCTGAATATGGTGCGGATATAACCTACGGTGAGGAAATTATCGATCACAAACTTGTCAAATGCGACCGCAGATTAAAtg AGAAAATAGGGTCCATTGATTTTGTGGAGAAGGGGACAGGAAGTGTCGTTTTCAGGACTTGTGATGAGGAAAAAGATCGAGTAGTGTTTCAAATGGGTACTTCTGATGCTGTAAGGGCTCTCATGGCTGCTCAGATGGT gtGTAAAGATGTTGCAGCAGTGGATATAAACATGGGTTGTCCAAAGTCATTTTCTGTGAGTGGAGGAATGGGTGCCGCATTATTGACTAAACCAGATCTTATTCATGAT ATTTTGACTACATTAAGGAGAAACATGAGTATACCAGTGACTTGTAAGATTCGACTACTAAAATCATCTCAGGATACTGTGGAATTGGCCAGGCGAATTGAAAAAACTGGAGTTTCTGCTCTCGCTGTCCATGGAAG AAAAGTTCCAGATAGGCCACGAGATCCGGCTAAGTGGAGTGAGATTGCTGATGTTGTAGCATCACTATCCATTCCAGTTATAGCAAATGGCGATGTTTTTGAGTATGACGATTTTCAGCGTATTAAAGTTGCTACAG GTACCTCATCTGTGATGGTTGCAAGAGGAGCACTTTGGAATGCTTCAATTTTCTGTCCGAAGGGAAAATTACCATGGGAACACGTGAAGAGAGAATATGTCAGGAAG AGTATCTTATGGGATAATGATATTAAAAGCACAAAGCACACACTGAAGGAAATGATAATGCATCATTCTTCCCTTGAACTCCCAGAAGGAAAGGCTGTGACAAAATCAGATTCCTTGGTAGATTTAGC GCGGCTCTATGGAGAGGAGAAGAgttatgatttttttgttaaaaactgA